The genomic segment GAGACTGGTCCCTGGGAGGACGGCTTTTCGACGACCTGTTCTTTCGGATTCTTTGCGAGAGAAATCCCGGTCTGGAGGAGAGTATGGACGAGGGAACGTCCTACTTCGTCCACTGGTATTGGAGCAGGATCCTAAAGGAGAGCTTTTCCACGACCATGGCCCGGGACAGGTCGGTGCTGTGGAGCGGTACCGCCGGAGTCTACGGCGGCATTCGACGGCTGGGATGGGACGAGTTCATTGAGAGGATCTCCGATTATCGTCCCACCGAGGACATGATCCGTTCAATAGGAGGAGATTGTCCCGGTTCGGACGGTCCGGAAAACCTGGTGACTCGACTGGAAAACCTTGTCCTGGGTTGCGACGGAGCGGACTCGGTCATATTGGCGGGGGGAAGCAGTCTCTGGCCCTTCGTGTCGGACCTCGTGCAGAGGATTATGCCCGAGGCCAGGCTGATAAGGAGCGATCAGCCCTACGGGGTAGTCTCCCGGGGTCTGGCTCTGTTCCCGGCTCTGAAGAACAAAAACGGCCGAACCCTGTCGTCGCTTCGGAGAGATATGCATCGTTTCGTGGAGGAGATCCGGACCGACGTGATCGATCCTGTGCTGGAGGACACGGTGGACCGTGCATCCTACGATGTGGCGTCTCTTCTGATCGGGGAGGCGGTAATCCCCGCCCTGGAGGCTTTTCGCAGAGACGGAGGGAAGATCTCCGCCTTCGAAAAGAGGGTGACCTCCGCCATGGAGGACAGAAAGGACTCGGTCGACCGTAAGGTGACGGAACATCTCAGATCGGCCTCGGAGAAGATCCCCGTCATGGTGCTGGAAAAACTGGCCCTCTGGTTCAGGAAAAACGGAGTACGGTCCATGCCGAGACATCTGGAACTCGCCCTCGGAGAGGAGGGGCCGGATATTCTGTCCGCCCTGGACATGAGCGGTATATCCCCCGTGGCAAGACTGTCCTCCGGAATGGACAGGGTCGCAGCTGTCCTGGCAGGAGCAGTGGTCGCCTCTATCTGTGGCGGAGGGGGAATGGCCCTCATAGCCTCGGGCCTGCCCGGACTGCTTCTGGGCGGAGTCATAGGTCTCGGCGGTTATGCGTTGGGTCGAGAGAGGATAAGGAAAGGGTTTAGGGACGTATCCATACCGAAGATGATGGCACGCGCTGTCGTCTCGGAAGGTACGGTGGAGAAGGCCGTCGCTAAGTCTAAAAAGGCCATCTCCGACGGCCTTCAAGACGGGATTAGGAGAGAATGGGCCGCTATTGAGCCGGAGCTAATGGCCTCGGTGGAGGAGATGGTACGAAAGGAGATAGCGGCTTTGTCAATGCTGAATCAACTGGAAGGAGGAGTCTCCCGTGAAGACTAGAGCGGTTTCACCGGAAAGAGCGTCTCGGACTGTAGTGTGGGTGATCTTGACTGTGATCTTATCGACCCTGGTGTTGTCTCCCGCCGCGGAGTCCTACAGCTGGGTCTTCCGAGGCAGTCCGGCCTGGAACTACATGGAAAAACATCGATCCAGACGCTACGCCAAGGCCAGGGTGTCGGTCATGACCTCCTATTTCAAGGCGAAAAACCCCGGCATCAGTACCAAGTCAGCCAGGATCTATGCGTCTTTGGTGGAGGCCATATCCAGAAAATACGGGGTGGATCCCTTTCTGGTCTCGTCGATCATAGTGAAGGAATCCACCGTAAAGGTGAGGGCCAAAAGCGGTAAGGCCTACGGTCTGATGCAGATAAACTGGAAGGCCAACAGAAAATGGATTCCCAGGGTATTCCCCACGATAAAATCCGCCTCGAAGCTGCTCCATTCCAGGCCGAATATATACGTCGGCTGCTATATGTTGAGGGATGCCCTCAAAAGGGGAGGAAACGTGGACAAGGCCCTAGATATCTACAGGGGTAGAAGCATCGCCTCCTACCGCACCAAGATACACCGATATTATTCCGACCAGGTGGATATGTTGCGCAAAAAACTTTGATGTTGACAGGAAGATGGTGATGTCATAATATTCAAGTGGTCAGACCTCTGACATCTGTCATCTGTCCTTTGATCGAAAGGAGATCTTTCATGTTCGAGAAAATTCCCCGTAACAATATTCCGGAGATCATAGTCGATGAGATCCAGCAGAGTCTTCTGAGAGGCGACTTCAAGCCGGGGGAGCAGCTTCCGTCGGAACGGGCTTTGGCCCAGATGTTCTCCGTGAGCCGTTCTTCCGTGAGAGAGGCGATGAAAGCCCTTCAGTACATGGGATTGGTCGAGATCAAGGTAGGAGAGGGATGTTTCGTCAGGGACCCCGCCCACGCTCTGGCCGATTCTTTTCGGTATGCCTGCCTTCTCAGAAAGTTCTCCGTGAGGGAGTCCATAGAGGCCAGGGAGATACTTGAAGCCGAGACCGCAAGGCTGGCGGCGGTAAGGGCCACCGATCGAGACAAGGAGAAAATAGTCGAGGTCTTCGAGGCCGGACTGATGTGCAAGGGCGATTTCGATTGCTTCCTCCAGAAGGACTTCGATCTCCATATGTCGGTAGCCGAGGCCACCCACAACGGGATGTTGGTCCAGATGATACAGACCATAAAGGGAACCCTGTCGGAGTACAGCCACGACGTTCTGACCTGGCCGGGTCAGGTGGACGTAACCATAGGGTGTCACAGGAAGATAGTGCAGGCCATATTGGATGGAGATCCTGAGCAGGCTATGAACAGGATGATCTACCATCTGGAGAACACTAAAGAGACGGCGAACATGGTTTTGGCCTCTCGTCTGGGCGATGATGTGAACTCGTCCGGCGAAGAGGACGACGAAGATCGACAGGGGTGAAGCTATGGAAGAGATCAAGGAGGAATTCTTTTCGTTTCCCTATCACAGGGGAACCATCACGGCGTCTGTGCCTGGGGAAAGGGTAGCGGCGGTCCTTACTCCGAAGGGTTTAACGGAGGGGGACGGGGAACAGAGGGATCTCGTCAAAGAGGCGCTGGATAACCCGATAGGTTCGGCCAGTTTGAGTCGATTGGCCGAGGGCAAGAGGAAGGTTGTCGTCATCACCAGCGACCATACCAGGGCGGTCCCCAGCTCGATAACCATGCCTCTGTTGCTGAAGGAGATTCGCTCCGGCAACTCCGAGGCAGAGGTCACGATTCTGATAGCGACGGGACTTCACAGGGAGACTTCCTCGGACGAGCTGCTCGACCGGTTCGGAAGGGAGATCTTCCAGCGGGAGAGAATAGTGGTCCACAACGTGGAGAGAGAGGACGACATGGTCTTCATCGGCGATCTGCCCTCGGGGAAGGGGTGCTCTCTCAATCGTCTGGCCGTTGAGGCCGATCTTCTCGTCACGGAGGGGTTCATAGAGCCCCATTTCTTCGCCGGTTTCTCCGGCGGAAGGAAAAGCGTACTTCCCGGAGTCGCCTCCAGGGAGACGGTCAACGCCAACCATTCTGCATCGGCCATAGCCCATCCTCTCTCCAAAACGGGGGTGCTGGAGGGGAACCCCATTCACGAGGATATGCTGGCGGCGGCTCGCCTCGCCAGGGTGGATTTCATACTGAACGTCGTCCTGGACGAGGAGAAGAGGATAGTCGGGGCTTTCGCCGGAGATCTGGACGAGGCCCATAGGTCCGGATGCGCCATGGTCTCCTCCGTCGCAGGAGTGGAAAAGGTCGTCTCGGATATAGTAATGACCTCCAATGGAGGCTATCCTCTCGACCAGAATCTATATCAGGCTCCTAAGGCCATCTCCACCGCCGCCGAGTGCGTTCGGCCCGGCGGGGCCATCGTGATCGCAGCGGCGTGTCACGACGGTTTCGGAGGTGCCAACTTCGAAAAGCTCATGAGGATCGGCGATCCCAGGCGAATAGAGGAGTATCTGCTGTCCCTTTCGGACGAGGATACCATTCCTGAACAGTGGAGCGCCCAGATTCTCAGCAAGGTCATGTCTAAGGCGACGGTGATCCTGGTGAGCGAGCTGGATCCCGGCGACGTCAGATCGGTGGGGTTGGTTCCGGCTTCGGATATGGCCGAGGGGCTGTCCCTGGCGGAGGGGATAGTCGGCAAAAACGCATCCATAACGGTGATACCGGACGGTGTGGCCGTGATAGTAGAGGGAGGAATGGATAGATGATAGAGGTGAAGGGCCTTCAGAACCACGAGGCCGACAACGTCGCGACCCTTTTCGGGGCTGGGGTAAAGCCCGGAGACGACGTCGAGGTGTCCGATCCCACAGGGGATAAGACGGTGTATCGCGTTTTGAACCAGGTACCTTTCGGTCACAAGATCGCGATAACGAAGATCGCCGAGGGGGAACAGGTGACCAAGTACGGCGAGGAGATAGGAGTGGCTACCTGCGAGATCGCGGCGGGAGAACACGTGCACGTCCACAACGTGGACAGCATAAGAGGCCGTGGAGACTGGGCCGATAACGAGGGGGATAAACGATGAAGTTTCACGGTTACGTCCGTCCCGACGGGTCGGTAGGTGTCAGAAACTACGTGGCGGTGATTCCGTCGGTCGTATGTGCCAACGAGGTGGCCGAGGATATCTGTCGTCAGACCATGGGGACTCAGGCGGTGCTTCACCATCAGGGATGCTGTCAGACCCCTCCCGATCTCGAGAGGATCACAGAAGCCCTGATAGGTCTCGGCAAGAATCCGAACGCCGGAGCGGTCCTGATAGTAAGCCTGGGTTGCGAGGGAGTGGACACGGACAGGATGGAGGCCGAGATAAGGGCCACGGGGAAACCCGTCGAGAGGGTCAATATCCAGGAGATAGGCGGCATGAGCAAGGCTATCCAGAGGGGGATAGATCTGGCTCAGAAGCTATATATAGAGATCTCCGGGATACAGAGGGTCGAGGTTCCCATCAGCTCTCTTACGATGGGTATCAAGTGCGGTGCCTCCGATACCACCTCGGGGGTGGCGTCCAACCCGGCAATAGGATACATCACAGATAGGCTCGTGGATGAAGGCGGTACTGTGGTCTTTGGCGAGACGACCGAATTCATCGGAGCCGAACATATCCTCCAGCGCAGGGCGCGCACTCCCGAGGTAGCTAGCGATATCAAACGTATTGTAGACGAAATGGAAGCCCGTGCCAAGGCCGTGGGCGTGGATATGAGAAGGGGGCAGCCCACTCCGGGCAACATAGAGGGAGGCCTTTCCACCATAGAGGAGAAATCTCTGGGCGCCATAGTGAAGTCCGGAACCAGGACCATAGAGGGGGTTCTTCCCTATACGGGAATTCCGTCCCATAAGGGACTTTGGATAAAGGACACTCCCGGCAGGGAGATAGAGGTTCTCACTGCCATG from the Dethiosulfovibrio russensis genome contains:
- a CDS encoding Hsp70 family protein, which encodes MTKPVLAVDFGTSNSYFCKCPSDELLPSPVDFIADRTGMDTVVLYREGRSPLVGSMALNTWGEATEEERRSLKLITRFKPEIDRDSESYRAAVAFLSSVREEAEVRHIPFDPRSREVYFGVPCQAGGNYLDSLTSAAFEAGYGRVKTLEEPIGALLYHISQRDMAPSEAMGRVLVLDFGGGTCDLASLEGLSVRSSWGDWSLGGRLFDDLFFRILCERNPGLEESMDEGTSYFVHWYWSRILKESFSTTMARDRSVLWSGTAGVYGGIRRLGWDEFIERISDYRPTEDMIRSIGGDCPGSDGPENLVTRLENLVLGCDGADSVILAGGSSLWPFVSDLVQRIMPEARLIRSDQPYGVVSRGLALFPALKNKNGRTLSSLRRDMHRFVEEIRTDVIDPVLEDTVDRASYDVASLLIGEAVIPALEAFRRDGGKISAFEKRVTSAMEDRKDSVDRKVTEHLRSASEKIPVMVLEKLALWFRKNGVRSMPRHLELALGEEGPDILSALDMSGISPVARLSSGMDRVAAVLAGAVVASICGGGGMALIASGLPGLLLGGVIGLGGYALGRERIRKGFRDVSIPKMMARAVVSEGTVEKAVAKSKKAISDGLQDGIRREWAAIEPELMASVEEMVRKEIAALSMLNQLEGGVSRED
- a CDS encoding transglycosylase SLT domain-containing protein; translation: MKTRAVSPERASRTVVWVILTVILSTLVLSPAAESYSWVFRGSPAWNYMEKHRSRRYAKARVSVMTSYFKAKNPGISTKSARIYASLVEAISRKYGVDPFLVSSIIVKESTVKVRAKSGKAYGLMQINWKANRKWIPRVFPTIKSASKLLHSRPNIYVGCYMLRDALKRGGNVDKALDIYRGRSIASYRTKIHRYYSDQVDMLRKKL
- a CDS encoding FadR/GntR family transcriptional regulator; this encodes MFEKIPRNNIPEIIVDEIQQSLLRGDFKPGEQLPSERALAQMFSVSRSSVREAMKALQYMGLVEIKVGEGCFVRDPAHALADSFRYACLLRKFSVRESIEAREILEAETARLAAVRATDRDKEKIVEVFEAGLMCKGDFDCFLQKDFDLHMSVAEATHNGMLVQMIQTIKGTLSEYSHDVLTWPGQVDVTIGCHRKIVQAILDGDPEQAMNRMIYHLENTKETANMVLASRLGDDVNSSGEEDDEDRQG
- the larA gene encoding nickel-dependent lactate racemase; the encoded protein is MEEIKEEFFSFPYHRGTITASVPGERVAAVLTPKGLTEGDGEQRDLVKEALDNPIGSASLSRLAEGKRKVVVITSDHTRAVPSSITMPLLLKEIRSGNSEAEVTILIATGLHRETSSDELLDRFGREIFQRERIVVHNVEREDDMVFIGDLPSGKGCSLNRLAVEADLLVTEGFIEPHFFAGFSGGRKSVLPGVASRETVNANHSASAIAHPLSKTGVLEGNPIHEDMLAAARLARVDFILNVVLDEEKRIVGAFAGDLDEAHRSGCAMVSSVAGVEKVVSDIVMTSNGGYPLDQNLYQAPKAISTAAECVRPGGAIVIAAACHDGFGGANFEKLMRIGDPRRIEEYLLSLSDEDTIPEQWSAQILSKVMSKATVILVSELDPGDVRSVGLVPASDMAEGLSLAEGIVGKNASITVIPDGVAVIVEGGMDR
- a CDS encoding UxaA family hydrolase, whose amino-acid sequence is MIEVKGLQNHEADNVATLFGAGVKPGDDVEVSDPTGDKTVYRVLNQVPFGHKIAITKIAEGEQVTKYGEEIGVATCEIAAGEHVHVHNVDSIRGRGDWADNEGDKR
- a CDS encoding UxaA family hydrolase; the protein is MKFHGYVRPDGSVGVRNYVAVIPSVVCANEVAEDICRQTMGTQAVLHHQGCCQTPPDLERITEALIGLGKNPNAGAVLIVSLGCEGVDTDRMEAEIRATGKPVERVNIQEIGGMSKAIQRGIDLAQKLYIEISGIQRVEVPISSLTMGIKCGASDTTSGVASNPAIGYITDRLVDEGGTVVFGETTEFIGAEHILQRRARTPEVASDIKRIVDEMEARAKAVGVDMRRGQPTPGNIEGGLSTIEEKSLGAIVKSGTRTIEGVLPYTGIPSHKGLWIKDTPGREIEVLTAMAVAGASIICFSTGRGAPQGFPLVPVVKICGNPITFERMNNDMDVNAGKIVTGESSLEEVGQEALGKLLRVADGESSKGEAIRYTRSLDIYCLGPVI